One Aquarana catesbeiana isolate 2022-GZ linkage group LG04, ASM4218655v1, whole genome shotgun sequence genomic region harbors:
- the LOC141139879 gene encoding receptor-transporting protein 3-like produces MKMNEFMWKEEFSNKIEELEVPGNWDLHVDMNLEKQKTGLIYTQQTFGSFRCSRCARSWNSSKVSVLFIINLNKRHGTVKMRIFKQGCERFTRHEEMIPTVTSDNIERVVCNLVHKIRRKFYEVNDQYQDQKPKIYGPLEGLHNKERCEACRHGLCEQQILSCEYEQNREQRESVAPAVLTVMGLVTGVASIALMYFANK; encoded by the exons ATGAAAATGAACGAGTTTATGTGGAAAGAAGAATTTTCCAACAAGATTGAGGAATTGGAAGTTCCAGGTAACTGGGATCTCCATGTTGATATGAACCTTGAGAAGCAGAAAACAGGACTGATTTATACACAGCAAACCTTTGGCAG CTTCCGTTGTTCACGTTGTGCACGCAGCTGGAACTCATCAAAAGTATCTGTATTGTTCATTATAAATCTGAACAAGAGACATGGAACAGTAAAAATGAGAATTTTCAAGCAGGGTTGTGAACGTTTCACCCGTCACGAGGAAATGATCCCAACAGTGACATCTGACAACATTGAAAGAGTTGTTTGTAATTTAGTCCATAAAATCAGAAGAAAGTTCTATGAGGTGAATGATCAATATCAAGATCAGAAGCCAAAAATCTATGGCCCCTTGGAAGGTTTACATAACAAAGAGCGGTGTGAGGCATGCAGACATGGTTTATGCGAACAACAGATACTGTCTTGCGAATATGAACAAAATAGGGAGCAGAGAGAATCAGTTGCACCTGCTGTTTTGACTGTCATGGGTCTGGTCACAGGTGTAGCATCGATAGCACTAAtgtattttgcaaataaatga